A region from the Criblamydia sequanensis CRIB-18 genome encodes:
- a CDS encoding amino acid permease translates to MKEESKGSLLGSILLISGSCIGAGMLGLPMISALSGFIPSILMFIFSWVFMTFTGLLLLEVALNFDYDVNLITMAGKTLGYFGKIVSWVSFVFLFYALMVAYTSGSGKLFSEFAHSFFGFTLKESLGSALFVLFFGLTVYIGTYAVDLLNRFLMLGLILSYFLLVAFGLSYVDSGNLFFKEWKVSFFALPVMVISFGYHNLIPSIATYLKRNTKKLVAAVVIGSFIPFLVYLLWEWLVLGIIPLEIFQKGSQRGEMVTSMLHDIIGSNVFVSVAESFAFFAIVTSFIGVALSFVDFLSDGLPLKKTWLNRLAVCLLALGPPFLFSIIYPNLFLAALEYAGGFGAVILFGVLPVLMVYSGRKSKEWRNIIVPGGNFVLSIVLLFSIFIFLIQLYQAVYKDVGA, encoded by the coding sequence ATGAAAGAAGAATCTAAAGGAAGTTTACTCGGGAGCATCCTCTTAATTTCAGGCTCCTGCATCGGAGCCGGAATGTTAGGGCTGCCTATGATCTCGGCCTTGTCAGGGTTTATTCCTTCAATTTTAATGTTTATCTTTAGTTGGGTCTTTATGACCTTTACAGGACTTCTTCTTTTAGAAGTGGCCTTAAATTTTGATTACGATGTCAATTTAATCACTATGGCCGGAAAAACTCTTGGATATTTCGGCAAGATCGTCAGTTGGGTTTCTTTTGTCTTTCTTTTTTACGCCCTCATGGTGGCCTATACTTCCGGCAGCGGCAAACTCTTTTCCGAATTTGCGCATTCCTTTTTTGGATTTACCTTAAAAGAAAGTTTGGGCAGCGCTCTTTTTGTCCTTTTTTTTGGACTTACCGTTTATATCGGCACGTATGCTGTCGATCTTTTGAATCGATTTTTAATGCTTGGCCTTATCCTTTCTTATTTTCTTTTGGTAGCCTTTGGGCTTTCTTATGTCGATTCCGGCAATCTTTTTTTTAAAGAATGGAAAGTTTCTTTTTTTGCTCTTCCTGTCATGGTGATCTCCTTTGGCTATCATAACTTGATTCCAAGCATTGCGACCTATTTAAAAAGAAATACGAAAAAATTGGTAGCGGCAGTGGTTATTGGCAGTTTCATTCCTTTTCTCGTCTACTTGCTTTGGGAATGGCTAGTTCTTGGGATTATCCCTCTTGAAATCTTCCAGAAAGGCAGTCAGAGAGGGGAGATGGTGACCTCCATGCTGCATGATATCATAGGGTCTAATGTTTTTGTAAGCGTGGCTGAATCCTTTGCTTTTTTTGCCATTGTGACTTCTTTTATTGGGGTGGCTTTAAGTTTTGTGGACTTTCTATCCGATGGACTGCCTTTAAAGAAGACGTGGCTTAATCGCCTTGCGGTTTGTCTTTTAGCCTTAGGGCCGCCTTTTCTCTTTTCGATTATTTATCCGAATTTATTCTTAGCCGCCCTTGAATATGCAGGAGGCTTTGGAGCTGTCATCCTTTTTGGAGTATTGCCCGTCCTAATGGTTTATTCAGGAAGAAAATCTAAGGAGTGGAGAAATATAATTGTACCCGGTGGAAATTTTGTTTTATCGATCGTTTTACTTTTTAGTATTTTTATTTTTTTAATCCAGCTTTATCAAGCTGTCTATAAAGATGTGGGAGCTTAA
- a CDS encoding amino acid permease, giving the protein MLNKKELIGGVLLVSGTTIGAAMLALPTITGLAGFFPSIILFVFYWMLLTYSAFLMLEATLFMGGKTNIISMARKTLGFPGEAASWTFYLFLLYALTTAYLTGSSQIMQDMFQAVFGLDLPHYAGVLPLLLVFGYFVYHGTKAVDFVNRLLMTGLAIAYFLMIVTLFPEVKTDNLKHTAWKYLLISNSVIATSFGFHIIIPTLSCYLNRDVKKLTLSLLIGSFIPLIIYILWVFVSLGIIPIEGAFGIKEGYLEGENGVHLLTGILGNNWLSMIARFFSFFAIITSFLGVSLSLQDFLADGFKVKKTPSGKSVLFLLTFLPPLIIMWLNPRAFLTALEYAGAFGVMTLLVLMPALMVYKGRYIDHYSGEYQAPGGKLSLILVMIIAIGLISLEVITKLGIINLATLI; this is encoded by the coding sequence TTGTTGAATAAAAAAGAACTCATTGGAGGAGTTTTACTCGTTTCCGGAACTACCATAGGCGCCGCCATGCTTGCTTTGCCAACCATAACAGGTCTTGCAGGCTTCTTTCCGTCTATTATTCTTTTTGTTTTTTATTGGATGCTTTTAACTTACTCAGCATTTTTAATGCTTGAAGCCACTCTTTTTATGGGAGGTAAAACTAATATTATCTCTATGGCAAGAAAGACGCTTGGATTTCCAGGAGAGGCTGCCAGCTGGACTTTTTATCTTTTTTTGCTTTATGCGTTAACGACTGCTTATCTAACCGGCAGCTCTCAGATCATGCAAGACATGTTTCAAGCGGTTTTTGGCTTAGATTTGCCGCATTATGCGGGCGTTCTTCCCCTTCTTTTGGTTTTTGGCTACTTTGTCTATCATGGCACAAAAGCGGTTGATTTTGTAAATAGGCTCTTAATGACCGGGCTTGCGATTGCTTATTTTTTAATGATTGTGACTTTATTTCCGGAAGTTAAAACGGACAATTTGAAGCATACCGCCTGGAAATACCTTCTTATTAGCAATTCTGTGATTGCGACCTCTTTTGGCTTTCATATTATTATCCCAACCCTTTCTTGCTACTTAAACCGGGATGTAAAAAAACTTACCTTGTCCTTACTTATCGGCAGCTTTATTCCTCTTATCATTTATATCCTTTGGGTCTTTGTATCGCTTGGCATCATACCGATTGAAGGGGCTTTCGGGATAAAAGAAGGGTATCTTGAAGGGGAAAACGGGGTCCACTTGCTGACAGGGATTCTTGGAAATAACTGGCTTTCCATGATAGCTAGATTCTTTTCATTTTTTGCCATCATCACCTCTTTTCTTGGGGTGTCATTAAGCCTCCAAGACTTTTTGGCGGATGGATTTAAAGTAAAAAAAACACCTTCAGGTAAATCGGTTCTTTTTCTTTTAACTTTTTTACCCCCCTTAATTATTATGTGGCTTAATCCGAGAGCTTTTTTAACAGCTCTTGAATATGCGGGGGCTTTTGGGGTTATGACGCTTTTAGTCCTAATGCCGGCTCTTATGGTTTATAAGGGACGCTATATCGATCATTACAGCGGCGAATATCAAGCTCCCGGCGGAAAATTAAGTTTAATATTAGTGATGATTATCGCAATTGGTTTAATCAGTCTTGAAGTGATTACAAAACTTGGAATTATAAACCTTGCAACTTTAATTTAA
- the trpS gene encoding tryptophan--tRNA ligase — translation MSSNSHEKKRILTGDRPTGKLHLGHYVGSLKNRLRLQKEYDCHFIIADLHTLTTKPDKPSILELRDNIRETVLDYLAIGIDPEISTIYLQSAVPVVYEMNLIFEMLISLNRIAGLPSLKEMARNAHIDPESVPFGLIGYPVLQTADILMSKAHLVPVGKDNEAHIELSRDIARRFNQYYGEVFPLPEVLLSDVPTLVGIDNKGKMSKSLGNAIYLSDDSKTVEKKVKSMYTDPNRVRADMPGTVEGNPVFSYHDIFNTNKNEVEDLKARYREGKVGDVEVKEKLSLAINEFLDPIRERRNYFSQEKGLVEEVLYLGTKKMEEFANATLKEMRSAMGLYGAWNKIQRIAKERREREVKT, via the coding sequence ATGTCTTCTAACTCTCATGAAAAAAAACGAATTTTAACAGGAGATAGACCTACCGGAAAGTTGCATCTTGGACACTATGTCGGCTCTTTAAAAAACCGTCTCCGCCTTCAAAAAGAATATGATTGCCATTTTATTATTGCCGACCTTCACACTTTGACAACAAAGCCGGATAAGCCAAGTATTTTGGAGCTTAGGGATAATATTAGAGAAACGGTTTTAGACTACCTAGCTATCGGGATAGACCCTGAAATATCCACGATTTACCTTCAATCAGCGGTTCCTGTCGTTTATGAAATGAATCTTATTTTTGAGATGTTGATTTCTTTAAATCGAATTGCCGGATTGCCAAGCCTTAAAGAAATGGCTCGGAACGCTCATATTGACCCCGAAAGCGTTCCTTTTGGATTGATAGGCTATCCTGTCCTCCAAACCGCAGATATTTTAATGTCAAAAGCGCACCTTGTCCCTGTCGGCAAAGATAATGAAGCCCATATCGAGTTATCAAGAGACATAGCAAGACGCTTTAATCAATATTATGGAGAAGTGTTCCCGCTTCCTGAAGTACTTTTGAGCGATGTACCAACCCTTGTCGGCATAGACAATAAGGGAAAAATGAGTAAATCTCTTGGAAATGCCATCTACCTGTCGGATGATAGCAAGACTGTCGAAAAGAAAGTCAAAAGCATGTACACAGACCCGAATCGTGTTCGTGCCGATATGCCGGGGACAGTAGAGGGTAATCCCGTATTTAGCTACCACGATATTTTCAATACTAATAAAAATGAAGTAGAGGATTTAAAAGCGAGGTATAGAGAAGGGAAAGTCGGGGATGTAGAGGTTAAAGAAAAGCTTAGTCTTGCCATCAACGAATTTTTAGACCCTATCCGGGAAAGAAGGAATTATTTCAGCCAAGAGAAAGGTCTGGTTGAAGAGGTGCTTTATCTTGGAACTAAAAAAATGGAAGAGTTTGCAAATGCCACTTTAAAGGAAATGCGCTCTGCCATGGGACTTTATGGGGCATGGAACAAGATTCAGCGTATCGCAAAAGAAAGGCGAGAAAGGGAAGTTAAAACCTAG